Within the Merismopedia glauca CCAP 1448/3 genome, the region TAGTTAGGCTTTTTAGGTTTAAAATTGGATAAATCTAGCAAATTAGGCGATTAAAGCTGATTTATAGCAATTAATTGATAGATATTAGACCTCTTGCATAAGTCACACGATTATCAATTCTGAGTCTGACAATTAGCTATAAATGAGTAATATTTGGCACAAATCATCAGCAAAAACAGTTATCAGTTCCCAAGATCTGCCATTCACCAATTTATCGTTACTCGTTACTCGTTACTCGTTACTCAAGTCAATATGGCTTGAGTTTTGCAAGAGGTCTATTGATTTTTGACCGATCGAGTCGATATTCAGCAAGACTTTCAGCAACTAACTGCCTATAATTTAAAGAGGCTTAATCAAAGTCAACCCTGGCTCAGCACTAGCCATTCTCAAGTTGTGCTGACTAACACTCAACTTAACTACCTTAACCTCAGCCCTAATTGAGGGGAGATCGCTCACTTTATGGCAAGAATTGAAACCAGAACCGAACCAATGGTTCTCAACATGGGACCGCACCATCCCTCAATGCATGGGGTGTTGCGACTCATCGTTACCCTTGATGGGGAAGATGTAGTAGATTGCGAACCAGTAATTGGCTACCTGCATCGCGGGATGGAAAAGATTGCTGAGAACCGGACTAACATCATGTATGTCCCTTATGTCAGTCGCTGGGACTATGCTGCGGGGATGTTTAATGAAGCGATTACCGTCAATGCACCAGAGAAACTAGCTGGTATTCCAGTTCCTAAACGAGCTAGTTATATTCGGGTGATTATGCTCGAATTGAACCGAATTGCTAATCATTTGTTGTGGCTTGGCCCCTTCTTAGCTGATGTGGGCGCGCAAACTCCATTCTTCTATATATTCCGCGAACGGGAACTAATCTACGATTTGTGGGAAGCAGCTACAGGTTACCGAATGGTGAATAACAACTACTTCCGCATTGGTGGAGTAGCTGTAGATTTACCCTATGGATGGGTGGATAAGTGCGAAGACTTTTGTGACTACTTCGATCCTAAAATTGATGAGTACGAACGGCTGATTACCAATAATCCAATTTTTCGCCGCAGGGTTGAAGGACTTGGGACTATTAGTCGCGAAGAAGCTATCAATTGGGCACTTTCTGGTCCAATGCTGCGGGCTTCTGGGGTCAAGTGGGATTTACGCAAAGTAGACCACTATGAATGCTATGACGAACTCGATTGGGATATTCACTGGGAAACTGCTGGAGATTGCATGGCTAGATATTTAGTCAGGGTTCGCGAGATGCGGGAATCAGTTAAAATTCTGCGTCAAGCTTT harbors:
- a CDS encoding NAD(P)H-quinone oxidoreductase subunit H, translating into MARIETRTEPMVLNMGPHHPSMHGVLRLIVTLDGEDVVDCEPVIGYLHRGMEKIAENRTNIMYVPYVSRWDYAAGMFNEAITVNAPEKLAGIPVPKRASYIRVIMLELNRIANHLLWLGPFLADVGAQTPFFYIFRERELIYDLWEAATGYRMVNNNYFRIGGVAVDLPYGWVDKCEDFCDYFDPKIDEYERLITNNPIFRRRVEGLGTISREEAINWALSGPMLRASGVKWDLRKVDHYECYDELDWDIHWETAGDCMARYLVRVREMRESVKILRQALKALPGGSYENLEAKRMMEGAKSEWNSFDYQYISKKIAPTFKIPKGEHYVRMESGKGELGIFIIGDDNIFPWRWKIRPPDFNNLQIVPQLLKGFKVADIVTILGSVDVIMGSVDR